The DNA window GTTAAAACAGCCAAGATACATGATGGAACGTATTGATATCATTCCAGATTTTATTCCAAATGAACATATTTTTAAAGATTTTAAAACCTGTATTAAATGGGTGAAAAACAATGTAGAAGATAAGAATTAACTAACTTTCAGGATTGGGAATTAAAAGTAAAAATCATGAATTTAGATAATGTATTTAAAAATAATGAAAAGTGGATTAAAGCAAAATTAGCCGTTGATTCTAATTATTTTGAAGAATTAGGAAAAGGGCAAACACCAGAATTATTATACATTGGTTGTTCAGATAGTAGAGTCACTGCCGAAGATTTAATGGGACTTGGTCCTGGTGATGTTTTTGTGCATCGTAATATTGCAAATATGGTTTCAGGTATAGATCTGAATGCTATGTCTGTTGTTGAATATGCAGTAACACATTTAAAAGTAAATCACGTAGTGGTTTGTGGTCATTATGCTTGTGGTGGTGTAAAAGCAGCTATGCAATCAGCAGATTTAGGCGTGCTCAACGGTTGGCTACGTAACATAAGAGACGTATATAGAATTCATCATGATGAATTAAATGCTATCCAAGATGAAGAAAAAAAATACGATCGATTAGTAGAACTCAATGTAAAAGAACAGTGTGTTAATTTAATTAAAACTGCTGCTGTACAAAAAGCATATAGAGATAGAGGTCTAAAAGTACACGGTTGGGTTTTTGATGTTCATTCTGGGAAGTTAATTGATTTAAAAATAGATTTTGAGAAGTTTCTAAGTGATATAATGGAAATTTATCATCTAGATTAAAATTAGTTTAGTAAAACAAAAACTGTCTATATTTCATAGGCAGTTTTTTTATGTTTAAGATTCATCTTCTGAATCTTCCTTCCCTTTATTTATAATACTCGGAAATAGCATAGGAGCCAAGCTTTTTACAGGCTCATAAAGAATAGAGCTTTTCAAATCCTTTTCATCTGCAAACGGGATGGAATTATTCATTGTATCAAAAACTATCAACAATATGCTTAAAATTAAACCAATTTTTAAAGCTCCAAACACACCTCCAAGCAGTTTGTTTAAAATACCTAGCGCAGCAAAATTTGCCAACTTAGTTAATGCTTTTCCAGCGAGTGCAATGACCAAAACAATAATAACAAATGTAACTGCAAAAGCCACGATATTGATGTATTTTTCATCCCAATCAAATTTACTATACAAAAGGTTAGCAGCAAAATCACTAAAATGGATTGCTCCATAAACACCAGCAATAAGTGCAACTAAAGAGGCGATTTCAACAAAAAGACCCTTCATAAAACCTCTTATGAGCCCGAATAGTAAAAGCGAACCTAAAACAATATCAATTACAGTCATAACTAAAATTTAAGTTCAAATATAAGGGATTCTCTCCTTTTTATTGAGAAATCAGAGATTCGATGAAACCTATTTATCTAATAAGAATTATTGAATCAAATGTCACCTTGTGACAAAGTGGTTTATTAATTTTAAATTAATAACGCTTTTCATCAACTTATAGTTTGTTAACTTTACAAATTGTAATTTAATTCATTCCATTTAAGGAAAAAATATGGCAAGAGACGAACAATTAAAAGAACGATGGGATTTGGTGGTAAAAAAACTATCAAATCAATTCGCAGATGGAGATAGCTTAGATTTAGATGCTATTATTTATTTAATTGGAGTGCAAGAATTAGGTCAATTTGATCGTAAATTCAAGAAAGACCACAAGATCGAT is part of the Psychroserpens ponticola genome and encodes:
- a CDS encoding carbonic anhydrase, which translates into the protein MNLDNVFKNNEKWIKAKLAVDSNYFEELGKGQTPELLYIGCSDSRVTAEDLMGLGPGDVFVHRNIANMVSGIDLNAMSVVEYAVTHLKVNHVVVCGHYACGGVKAAMQSADLGVLNGWLRNIRDVYRIHHDELNAIQDEEKKYDRLVELNVKEQCVNLIKTAAVQKAYRDRGLKVHGWVFDVHSGKLIDLKIDFEKFLSDIMEIYHLD
- a CDS encoding CvpA family protein; this translates as MTVIDIVLGSLLLFGLIRGFMKGLFVEIASLVALIAGVYGAIHFSDFAANLLYSKFDWDEKYINIVAFAVTFVIIVLVIALAGKALTKLANFAALGILNKLLGGVFGALKIGLILSILLIVFDTMNNSIPFADEKDLKSSILYEPVKSLAPMLFPSIINKGKEDSEDES